DNA from Algisphaera agarilytica:
GGCTCCCGGTGACGTCGCCGCTACCCGGCGGGTTTTCGAAGGCGAACAAAACCTTCGCAAGATATTCCGGGTCGTCGACCGGCAAGCGGCGTCCCCAGAGTTTCACTGCGGTGGCCCGGGTCGAGCTGGCCATGCCGCTTCGGGTGTCGTAGCGGTCCTGGTGATCGATCGAGCAGCCGATGACCGGGCCGGGGTGAAGCGAGTTGATGAAAGGTTGGTCGAGCCAGCCGCCCGCCAGATCGATGCGGTGCGGGATGAAGTCCTGGTCGCGCAGGCTGGTCGTGCTGCGCTGGGTGAGGCCCGGGTGGGGGCGACGCTCGGAAACCAGGTATTGCACGCCGTGCGCTTCGATAGCGTCTTGCTTCTCTTGGGAGTGGCCGTCGCGGTTGACGAAGAAGATGTCGGGCTGGATGTCTTGGATCTCGGGCAGGAAGTCGAGCAGGCCGTCGCCTCGGGAAACGCGGACTTCGTGGACCCCTTGGATCGCCCGCACCATGTACGCCCGTTCGCGCTCGTCGGTGACGGGGGAACGCCCCTTGAGTTTGAGCACCGTGCTGTCGCTGCCGAGGCAGACGTATAGCTCGCCCAGCTGCGCGGCTTCAAGCAGGAAAGCGACGTGACCCGAGTGCAAGAGATCGAAGCACCCGCTGATCATGACTCGTGTGTTGGGTCGATCCAATCGTTCCTCCGGCTCCGAGTCAAGACGGTCTGTTGGACTGGGAGCACCCCGGATTCAAATTTAGATTCGCGATCGAAGAAACATTGATCGAGAAAGGCGGTTAGCTCTGGCCCACGGTCAACGAGGTCGGCTGGCTACCCACGGTGTGCGTCGGTTCGACGGTGATGTTCAGCGGACGGCGGAGGCCGTCGGGGCCGGTGGGGGGGATGCCGTCGTTGTCGATGATGCGTTGGATGGCCATGATGCCCTCGATCAGCGTCTCGGGACGGGGTGGGCAGCCGGGGACGTAGACGTCGACGGGGATGAACTGGTCGATGCCCTGGACGGTGGCGTAGGTGTCGAAGACGCCGCCGGTGCTTGCACAGGCGCCCATGGACAGGACCCACTTGGGCTCGGTCATCTGCTGGTAGATGCGTTGCAGCACGGGCAGCATTTTTACGCTGACCCGGCCGGCCACGATCATGAGGTCGGCCTGGCGGGGGCTGAACCGCATGACCTCAGCACCAAAACGGGCCAGGTCGTAGCGGGACGACGCGGTGGCCATCAGTTCGATACCGCAGCAGGCGGTGGCGAAGGGCATCGGCCAGACCGAGCTCCGGCGTGACCAGTTGATCACTTTCTGGAGTTGGGTGGTGAGGATGCCTTCGGCGGGGAGTGCGGCTTCGATGCCCATGGGGTGGACCTTGGTACGGGGTGACAGACGTTACAACTCTATTCTAGGGCCGTGGTGCGTCGCGTCCAACGCCGCGGGCCGGTCTTATTCCGATGCGGGCTCAGCGGGAGCGGGCTCACCGTCTACTGCCTCTGCTTCCGTTTCGTCGGTCTCGGGCAGCGGTTCTTCCTCGATCTCGGTCACGATGGGCAGGGTGATACTGAACGTCGCGCCGCGGCCGGGGGCGGATTCGACGTTGAGCGTGCCGCCGAGCATATCGGTGAGTTCCTTGGCGATCGTCAGACCCAGTCCGGTGCCGCCGTGGGACTTGGTCACACTGGGGTCGAGCTGGGTGAACTTGTCGAAGATGCGGTCTTGGTCTTCCTGGTTGATGCCGGGGCCGGTGTCGGCGACGGAGATGCGGACGTACGCCGCGTCGGCCGGATCGATCGACACCGCAGACGCCGAGCGATCCAATTTGCGATTCGGATCGAGCACCTCGGGCGGCGGCGGGGCGCTCTCGGCCCGGAGGGTCACGGTCCCGCCCGCGGGGGTGAACTTCACCGCGTTGGCCAGGAAATTGAACACCACCTGCTGCAGCTTGCCCGGGTCGGTCTCGATCATCGGCAGGCGGGGCGAGACCTCAACGAACAGCCGGACTTTTTTCTTATCGGCTTGCGGCCGGATCAGTGTGACCAGGCCCTCGAGTGTGTCGATGACCGATACCGTGGCGAGACGCAGCTGCATCTTGCCCGCTTCGATCTTGGCGATGTCCAGCAGGTCGTTGATGAGTTCGAGCAAGCGTCGGCTGCTCACGATGATGTTCGAGGCGTAACGCTTACGCTTGTCGTCGATCGGGCCGGTGCGGTCGGCCAGGGTTTCCTGCAACACCTCGGCAAACCCGATGATCGAGTTCAGCGGCGTCCGCAGCTCGTGTGACACGTTGGCGAGGAACTCGCCCTTGACCTTGTTGGCCTCGAACAGGGCGACGTTGGACTCTGCCATGTCCATGAGCTTCATGTCCAGGGTTTTGTTGGCCGACTGGAGCTCGTCCTGATTGGCCTTGATGCTCTCGAGCATGGTGTTGAACATATCCGAGAGCTGCTCGAATTCGTCGCCGGTGTTGATGTCCGAGCGGATGAGGATGTCGCCTTCGGAGACGCGCTCGGCATAACCGCGCAGCACCCGCACCGGCGAGAGGATGATGCGGGTCGTGATGTAGTAGAACACCGCGATCGCCAGCAGCCCCGCGAACAGCCCGGCGGCGACGATGTAGATGCGGTTTAGCGTCTGCTGCATCGCCGCTTCCTGGTCGCGGAGTCGGACGAGCAGCACCTGTTGTAACGGGTCGGCGAGGCCGGCCGCGTCGAGCCCGGCCTCGAACGTGCCCTCCATCCGCGCCACGTCCGACGCCCGCACCGCCCGGGCGTAGCGGAAGGTGAGTTGGCCGTCGTCGTCGCGCGAGGCGTCGAAGAACTCCGAGGCGGCGGGGGTCTGATCGAAACGCTCGATCGCCTGCTCGAGGAAGGGGTCTTCGGCGGAAGTGGATTCGAGTTCGTCTTCTTCGATGAGGGTGAGCAATACGCCGGTGGTGAACACGGGGTTGTCGGTTTCATCCACGCGTTGCACGGGCTCGCCGAAGGTGATCTGCTCGGCCAGCCACATCTCGGCGAGGTCTTTGGCGCGGCGCTGCGGGGCCTGTTCGACCAGCGTCTGCATCCGCCAGCCCACCACCGTGAGCGCGGCGGTCATCACCAACACCACGGCGAGGCCGAAGAGCAACTGACACTTGTTGGCGAGGCTGATGCGGATGCCCTTGAGCATCGGATCAGTTTATCCGGTCGGCGGGACGGTTGCGTGCGGGCCTCACGCCTCGGCGGGCTCGGCCTTGGCCTTACGGTTAAACAGCCAGCCGCCGTACACGAAATACTTGATGACGAAGGTTGTGCCCTGCACCAGGATGATCGCCAGCAGGTAGTACACGCCCAGCTTTTCGTGGAGCAGGCGGAAGACGAACCACTCGCTGACGCGGAAGACGACCGAGGTGCCCGCGAACGTGGCGAGCTGCTTGCCGGGCTGGTCGGTCCGCCCGTCGAAGACGTAGTAACGGAACAGCAGGAAGTTCATCACGAATACCGTGACCAGCGCCACGGCATACGAGGTGGCTTCGCGGACGCCGAAGGCCTCGTGCAGCAGGGCGGTGAGCCCGAGGTTCACCACAAAGCTCAACCCGGTGTTCACGAGGTAGCGGAAGAGCTTGCGGAAGCGGGGCGTCTCGGCCGGGGCTTCGGCGGTCTCTTGCGGGGGCAGGTCGGTGGTGGGGGCGCTTGCGCTCATGGCTGATCCGCCTCGCGTTGGACGGTGGGGTTTTGGTCCAGCCGATAGCTTACGTCGCTCTCGTCGTCGACGATCTCGTCACGCACCACGCGGTAGATGTAGATCGGCTCGACGGGCACGACCGCGGGTTCATGGTGTTCGATGGTGTCGACCAACTCGAAGCCCGCGACCTCGCCGCCGTCACGGAAGGGCTCGGACAAGTGAGCCCGCTGCCAGTGGTAGTAGTGCATGTCGCGGTTGTAGTTCAGCTCCGACTCGTCGGTGGGTTTGCGCAGGGTCTGCGTTTTGATCAGGTAGTCCACGCCCAGGCGATCGAGGTCGGCGAAGAAGGCAGAAGCGTCTTCGGAATTGAATTCGGTGATGTCATACACCGTGGCGGGGTCGAAACGGTCGCGCCAGTAGAGCAGCGAGTGTCCGCGTGGCACGGCGGCGGTTTCGCCGGGGGCGAGGTTGGTTGCGATCCAGTCGACGGCGTATCGGTGGCGGATGTTCGCGTCGTCGTAGTAGCCCTGCTCGCGGGCACGGACATCCGCGGCGAACAGCAGCGGCCCGGTCGCGAAGCCGACGATGCCCAGGGTGATGCCGACGCGGACGATCGCCGAGCCGCGCAGGGCCATCACGCCCGTCACGCCCAGGACGATCATGAGCAGCACCGCGAGCCCAAGGAAGTCTTCCTTGTGTTGCCAGGGCATCACATCGAACCGGCCGAAGTCCATCCAACGGTTGCCCGCCCACGCCAACGCCATCAGCCCGATCACGACGGCCCCTGCGGCGCGTAGTTTCGGCTTGTTCTCGGTGATCGAGCCCATCCAGGCCAGCAGCCACTGCCCACCGGCCGTGGCGAACAACGGTACGACAAAGAGTACGGGGTACGCGTAACGCAACCGGTAGACGCTGAACACGATGTGCACGAGGTTGTAGAACGCGAAAAACCCCAGCAGCATCAGCGCCATCTTGGGCCAGCGTTTCAGTCCGACGACCACGCCGATGGCCGCGAGGAGAAGCAGCGGGCCCTGGAAGATGATGTGGGCATCGGGGAAGGGTTCGAGCATCAGCCAGACCTTGCTCCACTCGATGTGCCAGCCCATGCCCGCCATCTCCTGGACGTAGGCATCGGCTCCGCCGGTGAGTTGCCCGGCCCATCGTTTGAACAGCATCCAGGTCGCCAGCGGCAGGCCCGCGACGAATGCCTTGGCGGTGTGCTTCAGCCAACCCTTGGGCTGGTCCCACAGGTTCACCGCCCAGACCAACGGCACCAGGATCGCGCACTCCTGCCGACACAGCGTCGCCCAAGCCGCCGTCGCATATGCCCACTGCGAGCCTCGGCCCGACAGCCAGAACGTCGCGAGGATCAGCATCCCCATGAACGCCTCGAGCATCGTCTGGGTCGACATCAGCGAGAACAGCGGCGTGCCGAGCAGGGCGATCACCGGGATCAAAGCCGCCCGGCCGACCAGCCGCTTGGAGATCAGGAACATCAGCACCAGGCTTGTGGCGGAGCACGCCAGCCCGAGGATCATCGAGGCGTGGACGAACGGCCGATCGCCGGGGATCAGCATCGCCACCAAGCCCAAGGCGAACGGGTAGCCGGGCATGCGTTTGAGCGTGCCGGGCAGGTGGAGTCCGAAGATGGCCTGGGCCATGTCCACCATCCCGAAGAAGTCGGGGTTGGGCATCTCAAAGCTCATGTAATACCGGGCCCAGCTCAGCAGCCCGCCCAACATGAGGACCGCGAGCAACCCCCACTCCCAACCCGCGACGCGGGGGCGTTCGGATAATTCAGCAGCGGGGTTGTCGTTCACAGGATCATCTCGCGGTTGGGGAC
Protein-coding regions in this window:
- a CDS encoding adenylyltransferase/cytidyltransferase family protein — protein: MISGCFDLLHSGHVAFLLEAAQLGELYVCLGSDSTVLKLKGRSPVTDERERAYMVRAIQGVHEVRVSRGDGLLDFLPEIQDIQPDIFFVNRDGHSQEKQDAIEAHGVQYLVSERRPHPGLTQRSTTSLRDQDFIPHRIDLAGGWLDQPFINSLHPGPVIGCSIDHQDRYDTRSGMASSTRATAVKLWGRRLPVDDPEYLAKVLFAFENPPGSGDVTGSQDAISIVYPGITRMHYDGGYWPTQIDNCVDHDLIQFLQDRLYVKYVGARPGSFNVLDERNPNPADTKRLAEASEGLWSALHRKDASGVGEAMTRSFDAQTAMFPLMRNDAIDAAIAEHEDSALGYKVSGAGGGGYVIFFSEQPIADASQPRLRGAD
- a CDS encoding sensor histidine kinase; translation: MLKGIRISLANKCQLLFGLAVVLVMTAALTVVGWRMQTLVEQAPQRRAKDLAEMWLAEQITFGEPVQRVDETDNPVFTTGVLLTLIEEDELESTSAEDPFLEQAIERFDQTPAASEFFDASRDDDGQLTFRYARAVRASDVARMEGTFEAGLDAAGLADPLQQVLLVRLRDQEAAMQQTLNRIYIVAAGLFAGLLAIAVFYYITTRIILSPVRVLRGYAERVSEGDILIRSDINTGDEFEQLSDMFNTMLESIKANQDELQSANKTLDMKLMDMAESNVALFEANKVKGEFLANVSHELRTPLNSIIGFAEVLQETLADRTGPIDDKRKRYASNIIVSSRRLLELINDLLDIAKIEAGKMQLRLATVSVIDTLEGLVTLIRPQADKKKVRLFVEVSPRLPMIETDPGKLQQVVFNFLANAVKFTPAGGTVTLRAESAPPPPEVLDPNRKLDRSASAVSIDPADAAYVRISVADTGPGINQEDQDRIFDKFTQLDPSVTKSHGGTGLGLTIAKELTDMLGGTLNVESAPGRGATFSITLPIVTEIEEEPLPETDETEAEAVDGEPAPAEPASE
- a CDS encoding GtrA family protein codes for the protein MSASAPTTDLPPQETAEAPAETPRFRKLFRYLVNTGLSFVVNLGLTALLHEAFGVREATSYAVALVTVFVMNFLLFRYYVFDGRTDQPGKQLATFAGTSVVFRVSEWFVFRLLHEKLGVYYLLAIILVQGTTFVIKYFVYGGWLFNRKAKAEPAEA
- a CDS encoding NADH-quinone oxidoreductase subunit B, with the protein product MGIEAALPAEGILTTQLQKVINWSRRSSVWPMPFATACCGIELMATASSRYDLARFGAEVMRFSPRQADLMIVAGRVSVKMLPVLQRIYQQMTEPKWVLSMGACASTGGVFDTYATVQGIDQFIPVDVYVPGCPPRPETLIEGIMAIQRIIDNDGIPPTGPDGLRRPLNITVEPTHTVGSQPTSLTVGQS